A genomic stretch from Elusimicrobiota bacterium includes:
- a CDS encoding MGMT family protein — MRPNAKLPEKVLAAMKEYPPFDQAVWKACAEIPKGQVRTYGWVARRIGRPKAARAVGGALGRNPFAPVVPCHRVVGADGSMTGFSAKGGVAAKRRLLLKEGALLPR, encoded by the coding sequence ATGCGACCGAACGCTAAGCTGCCCGAGAAAGTCCTCGCCGCCATGAAGGAGTATCCGCCCTTCGATCAGGCGGTCTGGAAGGCCTGCGCCGAGATCCCGAAAGGGCAGGTCCGCACCTACGGCTGGGTCGCGCGGCGCATCGGCCGCCCGAAGGCCGCGCGCGCGGTCGGGGGCGCGCTCGGAAGGAACCCCTTCGCGCCCGTCGTCCCCTGCCACCGCGTGGTCGGCGCCGACGGCTCGATGACCGGCTTCAGCGCGAAAGGCGGCGTCGCCGCGAAGCGCCGCCTGCTGCTCAAGGAAGGCGCGCTCCTGCCCAGGTGA
- a CDS encoding SGNH/GDSL hydrolase family protein: MSAGLRKAALVACAVLSTLAAGEALARLSGGLPRPHPLGWEGRLDVVPAPEGAPRILALGDSYTFGTGVDASQVWPRALASAAGAAVTVYSAPGYGTAQEALALERLFDAARPDLILLQVCFNDVIDGSRELESASFYNRQPLLKPYLEEGRVVLRSPLPAWRRPLAARSALALRAERALQNARVLLRHHGIGPASVEDAIRTQGDSHPGYRRALEAVDAALARMQDRAGRVPIVAVPVDDEQPYMEGFAALARRRGIPLRAEVPGLLRASGMRLPNDPHLSEEGHRVLGQHLARALSGLIHRH; the protein is encoded by the coding sequence GTGAGCGCAGGACTCCGCAAGGCGGCGCTGGTCGCCTGCGCCGTCCTCTCGACGCTGGCGGCCGGGGAGGCCCTGGCCCGCCTCTCGGGCGGGCTCCCGCGCCCGCATCCGCTCGGCTGGGAAGGACGCCTCGACGTCGTCCCCGCCCCGGAGGGCGCCCCCCGGATCCTCGCCCTCGGGGACTCCTACACCTTCGGGACCGGCGTCGACGCGTCGCAGGTCTGGCCCCGCGCCCTGGCATCGGCCGCCGGAGCGGCCGTGACGGTCTACTCCGCCCCTGGCTACGGCACCGCCCAGGAAGCCCTGGCGCTCGAACGGCTCTTCGACGCGGCGCGCCCCGACCTGATCCTCCTGCAGGTCTGCTTCAACGACGTCATCGACGGCTCCCGGGAGCTCGAGTCCGCGAGCTTCTACAACCGGCAGCCGCTGCTCAAGCCCTACCTCGAAGAAGGGCGCGTCGTCCTCCGTTCCCCTCTGCCGGCCTGGCGCCGGCCCCTGGCCGCGCGCTCCGCGCTGGCGTTGCGGGCGGAGCGCGCCCTCCAGAACGCGCGGGTCCTGCTGCGCCATCACGGCATCGGGCCCGCGTCCGTGGAGGATGCGATCCGCACGCAGGGAGACTCCCACCCGGGCTACCGCCGCGCGCTCGAAGCCGTCGACGCGGCGCTCGCGCGCATGCAGGACCGCGCCGGGCGCGTCCCCATCGTCGCCGTCCCCGTCGACGACGAACAGCCGTACATGGAGGGCTTCGCCGCGCTCGCCCGCCGCCGCGGGATCCCGCTGCGCGCGGAGGTCCCCGGGCTGCTGCGCGCAAGCGGGATGCGCCTGCCGAACGACCCCCACCTCAGCGAGGAAGGACACCGCGTGCTCGGGCAGCACCTCGCGCGGGCGCTCTCCGGACTCATCCACAGACACTAG
- a CDS encoding type II secretion system F family protein, whose product MPTYAYKVKAADGAVLNGTIEAPQQKAAVEKLRLQKMSVLEISEAGGGLIGQIKTKLGIGKGSVGSKDLVIFSRQLSTLVSAGVPIVQGLSILEEQMENPAFRKIIGEVRGDIESGLSISDGLRKHPDAFPEIYTAMIRAGELGGILDTILERLSAFLESAEALKAKVKSAMMYPAIVITICLAVTVFLLTFVIPTFKGIFESFGRELPYPTQVIIAISDALRNQWYMIPIVPTAIWQGFVRAYKTPAGRKYIDGKMLKAPVFGILLKKVAVAKFTRTLGTLIKSGVPIMQGLETVAATAGNMVIEEAVLSARENIREGGRLADPLKKSGLFPPMVTQMISVGEETGSLDTMLIKIADFYDQEVDTAVKGLTSMIEPLVIVFLGTVVGGIVIAMFMPMFEMGSMAG is encoded by the coding sequence ATGCCGACCTACGCCTACAAGGTCAAGGCCGCCGACGGGGCCGTCCTCAACGGGACGATCGAGGCCCCGCAGCAGAAGGCCGCCGTCGAGAAGCTGCGCCTCCAGAAGATGAGCGTCCTCGAGATCAGCGAGGCCGGGGGCGGGCTCATCGGGCAGATCAAGACCAAGCTCGGCATCGGCAAGGGCAGCGTGGGCTCGAAGGACCTCGTCATCTTCTCGCGCCAGCTCTCGACGCTGGTCTCCGCCGGCGTGCCCATCGTCCAGGGCCTCTCCATCCTCGAGGAGCAGATGGAGAACCCCGCCTTCCGCAAGATCATCGGCGAGGTGCGCGGGGACATCGAATCGGGCCTCTCCATCTCCGACGGTCTCCGGAAGCACCCCGACGCCTTCCCCGAGATCTATACGGCGATGATCAGGGCCGGCGAGCTGGGCGGCATCCTCGACACCATCCTGGAGCGCCTCTCCGCCTTCCTCGAGAGCGCGGAGGCCCTGAAGGCCAAGGTGAAGTCGGCGATGATGTACCCGGCCATCGTCATCACGATCTGCCTGGCCGTCACGGTGTTCCTGCTCACTTTCGTCATCCCGACCTTCAAGGGCATCTTCGAGAGCTTCGGCCGCGAGCTGCCCTACCCGACGCAGGTCATCATCGCCATCTCCGACGCGCTGCGCAACCAGTGGTACATGATCCCCATCGTGCCGACCGCGATCTGGCAGGGCTTCGTCCGCGCCTACAAGACCCCGGCGGGGAGGAAGTACATCGACGGCAAGATGCTCAAGGCGCCGGTCTTCGGCATCCTGCTCAAGAAGGTCGCGGTCGCCAAGTTCACTCGCACGCTCGGCACGCTCATCAAGTCGGGCGTGCCCATCATGCAGGGGCTCGAGACCGTCGCCGCCACCGCCGGCAACATGGTCATCGAGGAGGCGGTGCTCAGCGCCCGGGAGAACATCCGCGAGGGCGGCCGGCTCGCCGACCCCCTCAAGAAGTCGGGGCTCTTCCCGCCGATGGTGACGCAGATGATCTCCGTCGGCGAGGAGACCGGCTCCCTCGACACCATGCTCATCAAGATCGCCGACTTCTACGACCAGGAAGTCGACACGGCGGTCAAAGGCCTGACCTCGATGATCGAGCCGCTCGTCATCGTGTTCCTGGGGACCGTGGTCGGCGGCATCGTCATCGCGATGTTCATGCCCATGTTCGAGATGGGCAGCATGGCGGGATGA
- a CDS encoding type IV pilus twitching motility protein PilT, with amino-acid sequence MSELFMMMHERGASDLHLTAGAPPTLRIDGALVPTPFERLTGETTQQLVFSLMTDEQRQRYESTNELDMAFGLKGIGRLRMNVFRQRGAVGAAIRSIPQSFMTFDELGLPNVIYDVMKIQKGLVLVTGPTGSGKSTTLACMIDFLNERENLHIVTVEDPIEYVHTHKKGLVNQREIGSDTQNFGQALRHILRQDPDVILIGEMRDLETIQAALTIAETGHLVFATLHTTDSAQTINRIIDVFPPHQQEQIRVQLSFVLQAVFCQVLVPHVSGSGRALASEVLIVTPAIRNLVREQKVEQIHMTIQTGGKFGMQTLNQGLCDLYRKQRISYQEALLRSSDPEDLKRLIQRGVSGTPAAS; translated from the coding sequence ATGAGCGAGCTGTTCATGATGATGCACGAGAGGGGGGCCTCCGACCTCCACCTCACGGCCGGCGCTCCCCCCACGCTGCGCATCGACGGCGCGCTCGTCCCGACCCCTTTCGAGCGCCTCACCGGTGAGACCACCCAGCAGCTCGTCTTCTCGCTGATGACCGACGAGCAGCGCCAGCGCTACGAGTCCACCAACGAGCTCGACATGGCCTTCGGCCTCAAGGGCATCGGCCGCCTGCGCATGAACGTGTTCCGCCAGCGCGGGGCCGTCGGCGCCGCCATCCGCTCCATCCCCCAGTCGTTCATGACCTTCGATGAGCTCGGGCTGCCGAACGTCATCTACGACGTGATGAAGATCCAGAAGGGCCTCGTCCTCGTCACCGGCCCCACGGGAAGCGGCAAGTCGACGACGCTCGCCTGCATGATCGACTTCCTCAACGAGCGCGAGAACCTGCACATCGTCACCGTCGAGGACCCCATCGAGTACGTGCACACGCACAAGAAGGGCCTCGTCAACCAGCGCGAGATCGGCAGCGACACGCAGAACTTCGGGCAGGCCCTGCGCCACATCCTGCGCCAGGACCCCGACGTCATCCTCATCGGCGAGATGCGCGACCTCGAGACGATCCAGGCCGCGCTCACCATCGCCGAGACCGGCCACCTCGTCTTCGCGACCCTGCACACGACGGACTCCGCGCAGACGATCAACCGCATCATCGACGTCTTCCCGCCGCACCAGCAGGAGCAGATCCGCGTCCAGCTCTCCTTCGTCCTGCAGGCGGTGTTCTGCCAGGTCCTCGTCCCGCACGTCTCCGGCTCCGGCCGCGCCCTCGCCTCCGAGGTGCTCATCGTCACGCCGGCCATCCGCAACCTCGTGCGCGAGCAGAAGGTCGAGCAGATCCACATGACGATCCAGACCGGAGGGAAGTTCGGGATGCAGACGCTCAACCAGGGCCTCTGCGACCTCTACCGCAAGCAGCGCATCTCGTATCAAGAGGCCCTGCTGCGCTCCTCCGACCCGGAGGACCTCAAGCGCCTCATCCAGCGGGGGGTCAGCGGCACGCCCGCCGCGTCCTGA
- a CDS encoding ATPase, T2SS/T4P/T4SS family: protein MAETPSPSSTISLSLPKRLGELMVQAGVITDEQLNSALTHQRQNGGKLGTILIQKGIIAEDQLIRFLGEQCGIQFIQLKDVANVDPEVLAKVPESLARQHLLFPYQIKDNTLWLAVADPLNVLVLDDLKMMTGLDIQAVLASEVDILESIDRQYGKQSAQGALEEIVKATGSEEKDSKGVDVVSQEEEAAAAGESILSLERSGDDAPIIQIVNLIISAAIKAKASDIHIEPFPKEVKVRYRIDGVLHEQPAPPKRFQNALASRIKIMANLDIAEKRLPQDGRIKLKIGEKEYALRVSVLPVVNGEKIVMRILDSSGLKVDVKQLGFEPESFAIFQKAIRAPYGINLITGPTGSGKSTTLYSALTALNEPGVNISTVEDPVEYQLVGINQVMVNSEIGLNFAAGLRSFLRQDPDIIMVGEIRDLETISIAINAALTGHLVFSTLHTNDACGAITRMGMMGIEPFLMGSSLLMVVAQRLVRSICPKCREAYEVDADWLLKLGVSRNMMQTEGGKVVLARGRGCDNCAGTGYRGRAGLYEVLDVTDPVRALILEKASIAALKEQARKQGMLTLRMCAVRKLLSGATTVEEMIRVTASDAG, encoded by the coding sequence ATGGCTGAAACCCCGTCGCCTTCGAGCACCATCTCGCTGAGCCTCCCCAAGAGGCTTGGAGAGCTCATGGTTCAGGCGGGGGTCATCACCGACGAGCAGCTCAACTCCGCGCTCACCCATCAGCGCCAGAACGGCGGGAAGCTGGGGACGATCCTCATCCAGAAGGGCATCATCGCCGAGGACCAGCTCATCCGCTTCCTCGGGGAGCAGTGCGGCATCCAGTTCATCCAGCTCAAGGACGTCGCGAACGTCGACCCCGAGGTGCTCGCCAAGGTCCCCGAATCGCTCGCCCGCCAGCACCTGCTCTTCCCCTATCAGATCAAGGACAACACCCTCTGGCTCGCCGTGGCCGACCCCCTCAACGTGCTCGTCCTCGACGACCTCAAGATGATGACCGGGCTCGACATCCAGGCGGTGCTCGCCTCCGAGGTCGACATCCTCGAGTCCATCGACCGCCAGTACGGCAAGCAGTCGGCCCAGGGCGCCCTCGAGGAGATCGTGAAGGCGACCGGCTCGGAGGAGAAGGACTCCAAGGGCGTCGACGTCGTCAGCCAGGAGGAGGAGGCGGCCGCTGCCGGCGAGAGCATCCTCAGCCTCGAGCGCTCGGGCGACGACGCGCCCATCATCCAGATCGTCAACCTCATCATCAGCGCGGCCATCAAGGCGAAGGCCTCGGACATCCACATCGAGCCCTTCCCCAAGGAGGTCAAGGTCCGCTACCGCATCGACGGCGTCCTGCACGAACAGCCGGCGCCGCCCAAGCGCTTCCAGAACGCGCTGGCCTCGCGCATCAAGATCATGGCGAACCTCGATATCGCCGAGAAGCGCCTCCCCCAGGACGGGCGCATCAAGCTCAAGATCGGAGAGAAGGAGTACGCGCTGCGCGTCTCGGTGCTCCCCGTCGTCAACGGGGAGAAGATCGTCATGCGCATCCTCGACTCCTCGGGACTCAAGGTGGACGTCAAGCAGCTGGGCTTCGAGCCCGAGTCCTTCGCCATCTTCCAGAAGGCCATCCGCGCGCCCTACGGCATCAACCTCATCACCGGCCCGACCGGCAGCGGCAAGTCGACGACCCTCTATTCGGCCCTGACGGCCCTCAACGAGCCGGGCGTCAACATCAGCACCGTCGAGGACCCCGTCGAATACCAGCTCGTGGGCATCAACCAGGTCATGGTGAACTCCGAGATCGGGCTGAACTTCGCGGCCGGCCTGCGCTCCTTCCTGCGCCAGGACCCCGACATCATCATGGTCGGCGAGATCCGCGACCTCGAGACCATCTCCATCGCCATCAACGCCGCGTTGACCGGCCACCTCGTCTTCTCGACGCTGCACACCAACGACGCGTGCGGCGCCATCACCCGCATGGGCATGATGGGCATCGAGCCCTTCCTCATGGGCTCCTCGCTGCTCATGGTCGTCGCCCAGCGCCTGGTGCGCAGCATCTGCCCCAAGTGCCGCGAGGCCTACGAGGTCGACGCCGACTGGCTCCTCAAACTCGGGGTCTCGCGCAACATGATGCAGACCGAGGGGGGCAAGGTCGTGCTCGCCCGCGGCCGCGGCTGCGACAACTGCGCGGGCACCGGCTATCGCGGCCGCGCCGGGCTCTACGAGGTGCTCGACGTCACCGACCCCGTGCGGGCGCTGATCCTCGAGAAGGCCTCGATCGCCGCGCTCAAGGAACAGGCGCGCAAACAGGGCATGCTCACCCTGCGCATGTGCGCGGTGCGCAAGCTCCTCTCCGGGGCCACGACGGTCGAGGAGATGATCCGCGTCACCGCCTCGGATGCCGGTTAG
- a CDS encoding response regulator, whose protein sequence is MNIVIAEDDRLSGRMLVRALEEAGHAVTVVEGAGEVSDACARAGTGLLLCDVNLGAGDGILASLAVRRERPGLAVVIMSADPQEVARAFRAGFRDVLLKPFTMDALSAAMDAARKGAFKDVDKMPTPPPASS, encoded by the coding sequence TTGAACATCGTCATCGCGGAGGACGACCGGCTCTCGGGCCGCATGCTCGTCCGGGCGCTGGAGGAGGCCGGCCACGCGGTCACGGTCGTGGAGGGCGCCGGGGAGGTCTCCGACGCCTGCGCCCGGGCCGGGACCGGACTCCTGCTCTGCGACGTGAACCTGGGCGCCGGCGACGGCATCCTGGCGTCTCTCGCCGTGCGGCGCGAGCGGCCCGGCCTTGCGGTCGTCATCATGAGCGCCGACCCCCAGGAGGTCGCCCGCGCCTTCCGCGCCGGTTTCCGGGACGTCCTTCTCAAGCCGTTCACCATGGATGCTCTCAGCGCGGCGATGGACGCTGCGCGGAAGGGTGCTTTCAAGGATGTGGACAAAATGCCCACACCCCCTCCTGCCTCCTCCTGA
- the gltX gene encoding glutamate--tRNA ligase → MTQNIRVRFAPSPTGYLHIGGARTALFNWLFARRHKGTFILRIEDTDEVRSTPESVSAIIDSMRWLGLDWDEGPMEVGAHGAGSWAARGSYGPYFQMERTDGYRAEVERLLAAGKAYRCYCTKEELDAARQKALAEKRLPRYDGRCRALGEDQRKAFEAEGRKASVRLRMPDDGHTLVPDLIRGEVRFENDHLQDFVIQKTTGGPTYNFACVVDDHLMAVSHVVRGDEHLSNTPLQLRLYEALGWTPPLFAHLSMILGPDGAKLSKRHGATSVLEYKAQGFLPETMRNYLALLGWSTSDSQQLFSPEDLTAKFGLEGCQKNPATFDPVKLEWMNGQYLKNLPPERLFSEALPFLRAAGLGGEDPERLKTVVVLEREKFKHLTEVPARVEFFFREPVYDPKAVEKVLRKDGAAAVLEGLSTMLSSAADFSEKGLEASIRAFCESRTLKTSAVFHPLRVAVSGRTEGPTLFGMLELLGREKVVARLGAARKLLA, encoded by the coding sequence ATGACCCAGAACATCCGCGTCCGCTTCGCACCCTCGCCCACCGGCTACCTCCACATCGGGGGCGCCCGCACCGCGCTCTTCAACTGGCTCTTCGCGCGCCGGCACAAGGGGACCTTCATCCTGCGCATCGAGGACACCGACGAGGTGCGCTCGACGCCGGAGTCGGTCTCCGCCATCATCGACTCGATGCGCTGGCTCGGACTCGACTGGGACGAGGGGCCGATGGAGGTCGGCGCGCACGGCGCCGGTTCATGGGCCGCGCGCGGCTCCTACGGACCCTATTTCCAGATGGAGCGCACCGACGGCTACCGCGCCGAGGTCGAGCGGCTGCTCGCCGCCGGCAAGGCCTATCGCTGCTACTGCACGAAGGAGGAGCTCGACGCCGCCCGGCAGAAGGCGCTCGCGGAGAAGCGCCTCCCGCGCTACGACGGGCGCTGCCGCGCGCTCGGCGAGGACCAGCGCAAGGCCTTCGAGGCCGAAGGGCGCAAGGCGTCCGTGCGTCTGCGCATGCCCGACGACGGGCACACCCTGGTCCCCGACCTCATCCGCGGCGAGGTCCGCTTCGAGAACGACCACCTCCAGGACTTCGTCATCCAGAAGACCACGGGCGGCCCGACCTACAACTTCGCCTGCGTCGTCGACGACCATCTCATGGCGGTCTCCCACGTCGTGCGCGGCGACGAGCACCTCTCCAACACCCCGCTGCAGCTGCGGCTCTACGAGGCGCTGGGCTGGACGCCGCCGCTCTTCGCGCACCTCTCGATGATCCTCGGGCCCGACGGCGCGAAGCTCTCCAAGCGCCACGGCGCGACCTCCGTGCTCGAGTACAAGGCGCAGGGCTTCCTGCCCGAGACGATGCGCAACTACCTCGCGCTGCTCGGCTGGTCGACCTCCGACTCGCAGCAGCTCTTCTCGCCCGAGGACCTCACGGCGAAGTTCGGCCTCGAGGGCTGCCAGAAGAACCCCGCGACCTTCGACCCCGTCAAGCTCGAGTGGATGAACGGCCAGTATCTGAAGAACCTCCCGCCGGAGCGCCTTTTCTCCGAGGCGCTGCCGTTCCTGAGGGCCGCGGGGCTCGGGGGGGAGGACCCCGAGCGCCTGAAGACCGTCGTGGTCCTCGAACGCGAGAAGTTCAAGCACCTCACCGAGGTCCCCGCCCGCGTCGAGTTCTTCTTCCGCGAACCCGTCTACGACCCGAAGGCCGTCGAGAAGGTCCTGCGCAAGGACGGCGCCGCCGCGGTGCTCGAAGGCCTCTCGACGATGCTCTCCTCGGCCGCCGACTTCTCCGAGAAGGGGCTCGAGGCCTCCATCCGCGCCTTCTGCGAGAGCCGGACGCTGAAGACTTCGGCGGTCTTCCATCCCCTGCGTGTCGCGGTCTCGGGCCGCACCGAGGGACCGACGCTTTTCGGGATGCTCGAGCTCCTGGGCCGCGAGAAGGTCGTGGCCCGGCTCGGGGCCGCCCGCAAGCTCCTCGCTTGA
- the recN gene encoding DNA repair protein RecN, translating into MLKSLQVKDFALLAEVRLEPGPGLSAFTGETGAGKSLLIEALGFLLGERGSADWIRAGAERLEVRGTFDLDDVPAALRKELGLSGSVVVLRRELDKTGRGRAFIGEKTVPVARLAELGEGLVDFHGQHEHQTLLKSAQQTELLDGFGGTLPLRGRYAAAWNAWRRLLEEKEALSLSEEERARRVELCRYQLQEIDEAELRPGEDEELERELPRLKNAAKLIEFSEQACELLVRQEGSAEELLSKAERLAAEIGRLDPGPGDLAEPLARARETLRETAASIADYRARIEERPSHIDAVLLRMDKLSKLKKKYGPTLQAVLEHREKTLSEANLLERREERAADMEADLAKAVAALEGIGGELHDARMKGAKKLSERVAAELKDLGMPSARFSVSVEAEDDAWTSTGGDQVEFLIAPNPGEPLKPLRSIASGGELSRIMLALKTVLARQDRVKLLVFDEVDSGVGGATARAVGLKLREIGRARQVLCVTHLPQVACFADGHFDVSKRVERGRTLARVERLEGESRLEVLARMLGGTKVTETARRHAQELLQSVQALHPL; encoded by the coding sequence ATGCTGAAGTCTCTCCAGGTCAAGGATTTCGCGCTGCTCGCCGAGGTCCGTCTCGAGCCCGGGCCGGGCCTGAGCGCCTTCACGGGCGAGACCGGCGCCGGGAAGTCCCTGCTCATCGAGGCGCTGGGCTTCCTGCTCGGAGAGCGCGGCAGCGCCGACTGGATACGCGCCGGCGCCGAGCGGCTCGAGGTCCGAGGGACCTTCGACCTCGACGACGTCCCCGCCGCCCTGCGCAAGGAACTCGGGCTCTCCGGTTCCGTGGTCGTCCTTCGCCGCGAGCTCGACAAGACGGGCCGCGGACGGGCCTTCATCGGCGAGAAGACCGTCCCCGTCGCCCGCCTCGCGGAGCTCGGCGAGGGGCTCGTGGACTTCCACGGCCAGCACGAGCATCAGACCCTGCTCAAGAGCGCGCAGCAGACCGAGCTCCTCGACGGCTTCGGCGGCACCCTGCCCCTGCGGGGCCGCTACGCCGCGGCCTGGAACGCGTGGCGCCGCCTGCTCGAGGAGAAGGAGGCGCTCTCTCTGAGCGAGGAGGAGCGCGCGCGCCGCGTCGAGCTCTGCCGCTACCAGCTCCAGGAGATCGACGAGGCCGAGCTCAGGCCCGGCGAGGACGAGGAACTCGAGCGCGAGCTGCCGCGCCTCAAGAACGCCGCGAAGCTCATCGAGTTCTCCGAGCAGGCCTGCGAGCTCCTGGTCCGCCAGGAGGGCTCCGCCGAGGAGCTCCTCTCCAAGGCCGAGCGGCTCGCCGCCGAGATCGGACGCCTCGACCCGGGGCCGGGAGACCTCGCCGAGCCGCTCGCGCGCGCCCGCGAGACCCTGCGCGAGACCGCCGCGAGCATCGCCGACTATCGCGCGCGCATCGAGGAGCGGCCCTCGCACATCGACGCGGTGCTCCTGCGCATGGACAAGCTCTCCAAGCTCAAGAAGAAGTACGGCCCGACGCTCCAGGCCGTGCTCGAACACCGCGAGAAGACCCTTTCCGAGGCGAACCTGCTCGAGCGCCGCGAGGAGCGCGCCGCCGACATGGAGGCCGACCTGGCGAAGGCGGTCGCCGCGCTCGAGGGCATCGGCGGCGAGCTCCACGACGCGCGGATGAAGGGCGCGAAGAAGCTCTCCGAGCGCGTCGCCGCCGAGCTCAAGGACCTGGGGATGCCCTCCGCCCGCTTCTCCGTCTCCGTCGAGGCCGAGGACGACGCCTGGACCTCCACGGGCGGCGACCAGGTCGAGTTCCTCATCGCGCCGAACCCGGGCGAGCCGCTCAAGCCGCTGCGCTCCATCGCCTCCGGAGGCGAGCTCTCGCGCATCATGCTCGCGCTCAAGACCGTCCTCGCGCGCCAGGACCGCGTGAAGCTCCTCGTCTTCGACGAGGTGGACAGCGGCGTCGGCGGAGCGACGGCCCGCGCCGTCGGGCTCAAGCTGCGCGAGATCGGCCGCGCGCGCCAGGTGCTCTGCGTGACGCACCTGCCCCAGGTCGCCTGCTTCGCCGACGGCCACTTCGACGTCTCCAAGCGCGTCGAACGCGGGCGCACCCTCGCGCGCGTCGAGCGCCTCGAGGGCGAGAGCCGCCTCGAGGTCCTCGCGCGCATGCTCGGCGGGACGAAGGTCACCGAGACCGCGCGCCGCCACGCCCAGGAGCTGCTCCAGAGCGTCCAGGCGCTCCACCCCCTATGA
- a CDS encoding NAD(+)/NADH kinase: protein MSASRPREHNSVLLFINERKPAAVRAAVEVRRLLRARGAAVRTVPASIRGAGRSPRAERDSAFDLAVVIGGDGTMLRAARVLAGRGVPLLGVNTGGLGFLNAVDMAGFRRHLGRILSGGFARQERRLLSIEVHRGGRRVFGPYVALNDCVLRSGGQARAVVFRAYEAGRFIASYFGDGLIVATPTGSTAYALAAGGPVVHPDLPAVLLAPICPHTLAQRPLLLPASEPLTVRLEGKHPQDRPKALVSVDGQIERELAAGDEVRIEPCGPAVQLLFDSRRSHFEVLRAKLRWGER, encoded by the coding sequence ATGTCCGCGTCGAGACCACGAGAACATAACAGCGTCCTCCTCTTCATCAACGAGCGCAAGCCCGCGGCCGTCCGCGCGGCCGTCGAGGTGCGCCGCCTCCTGCGCGCGCGCGGCGCCGCCGTGCGGACCGTGCCGGCCTCCATCCGGGGCGCGGGCCGCTCCCCGCGTGCGGAACGCGACTCCGCCTTCGACCTCGCCGTCGTCATCGGCGGCGACGGCACGATGCTGCGCGCCGCGCGCGTCCTCGCGGGCCGCGGCGTCCCCCTGCTCGGGGTGAACACCGGGGGCCTCGGCTTCCTCAACGCCGTCGACATGGCCGGCTTCCGCCGACACCTCGGGAGGATCCTCTCCGGCGGCTTCGCGCGCCAGGAGCGGCGCCTGCTCTCCATCGAGGTCCATCGCGGCGGGCGCCGCGTCTTCGGGCCCTACGTCGCGCTCAACGACTGCGTCCTGCGTTCCGGCGGGCAGGCCCGCGCCGTCGTCTTCAGGGCCTACGAGGCCGGGCGCTTCATCGCCTCCTACTTCGGGGACGGGCTCATCGTCGCGACGCCCACCGGCTCCACCGCCTATGCGCTCGCCGCCGGCGGGCCGGTCGTGCATCCGGACCTGCCGGCCGTGCTCCTCGCTCCCATCTGTCCGCACACCCTCGCCCAGCGGCCGCTGCTGCTGCCCGCCTCCGAGCCGCTGACGGTGCGCCTCGAGGGCAAGCATCCGCAGGACCGACCCAAGGCCCTCGTCTCCGTCGACGGGCAGATCGAGCGCGAGCTCGCCGCGGGCGACGAGGTGCGCATCGAGCCCTGCGGTCCCGCGGTGCAGCTCCTCTTCGACTCGCGGCGCAGCCACTTCGAGGTCCTGCGCGCGAAGCTGCGCTGGGGAGAGCGATGA